A region of the Emcibacteraceae bacterium genome:
TCCCCGATCATCATCTGCTTAATGCGCCCAATAAAATCAGTAAAGCCGACTGGGCAAACTGGGACCAGGAACGCGGGCTATATTTTGTTGATCATGCCTCGAAGGAATATGAATTTCTGCTCAGCATGTCGGACCGCGGCAAACCGCCGCTGAAAGGTGGCCTGATCAGCGGCAAAATCGGTGAAGGATGGCATCATCATTGCTCGCTGATCCTTCATCATCAACTTGAACATCAGGTGCCAGGAGCGGCCAGACTGCTCGCCAATCTGATTACGCCGCCTGACTGGAAATAATTTTTTCCAAATGGCCTTTGTACCAAATTATTCGACCAATTAAGGGCATACTGATATCAACATCAAAATGGTACTTATCATCGTTTACTTTTTCCATTGCATTGGTCTTTGGAAGAAGGAAAAACGGTAGCGGGATAACATTCCAAAGCCTACATTTTTTTATAATCATTTTAATTCCGTCTTCTGAGCACTCACATTGCACTTCAAACCAAAGTGGCCCAAACAGTTCATAAACATAACCAGGCTGCGGATGGTCTTTAAATATAGTTTGAAACTTCCTACTCCCATAATCACGAAACAGTAATTCATCATTGCCTTTTTTTTCAAATGTAACAGTAATGGATAAATTTACGCCTTCATCCGGAAATCCGAAAATACGAGCTAAAAATACTGCTGCTTTACTCTTTCCCAGAACCACATCAGATATTCCAATAGCTGTTACTATGGATTGAACATCATGCATATCTTTAATCAAAGAAGGAAGCTTTTCATAATTTAAAAGATTTCTTTCAAATAAAGGATTTGCCATTTTAACTTTCCAGAATTGATTTAAATGCCTCATCAATATTTTCATGAGCAAAATTGAAACCAAGTTTTTCTGCTTTGTTTGGCAAAACTTTCTGTCCGTTTAAAAATAAATCAGCCATATCGCGTAATATAAAACGAAGTATGAAACCCGGTGCTCTGAATAATACGGGCCGATGGAGACTTGATGCCAGCTTTTTAATAAATTCACTTTGGCGCACGGCTTTCGGAGCAGTTGCATTTATAACAGTGCTTTGAACTTTTTGATCATCAATAAATAAAATCATTCGTATCAGATCATTCAGACTAATCCAGCTCATCCACTGCTCGCCTGATCCTAAAATCATGGCACCGAACAGTTGCGCAGAAAGGGCAAAGGGCACAAATATTCCGCCTGTCCTACCAAGAACAAGCCCAATACGTAATCTTACGACATTAATTCCCAATTGTTCGAGTTTTCTCGCTTCCACTTCCCATTTCTGGCACAGGTCAGACATAAAATCAGTCTCCGGAGCACTGTTTTCTTGTAGCTCCTTGTCACCCCGGTTCCCATAATACCCGATGGCAGAAGCATTGATTAATAATTGTGGTTTCTGAATAAGTCTTTCCCCCAACCGAAAAATAGATCTGGTAATATTTATCCTGCTATCAAAAAATGATTTTTTTCTTGTCTTGGTCCAAAGTCCACCTGCCAAAGCCTCTCCAGCCAAATTAATGATGGTATCTATTTTCTCGTAATCAGAAATTTCATCCAGTGCTTCTATTACTCTTACCTGTGGACCAAATTGATATTTAGCTTTCGCCAAATCCCGTGTAAGGACAATGATTTTGTCACCACGCATAATTAAAGCACGTACAAGAGCTGTCCCAATAAACCCTGTTCCACCAGTGATGAGGTAGGTTTTTGGATTTTCCTTAACACTATGGCTAACTGGTTTTCTTTGCCATAGGGGTATTTTTAAAATGCGTAATTTCATAACGGCAATTGCATCGCGAATACCCCAGATAAATACACCTAAACCAAAAAGGCTATAACACCAGCTCCATAGTCCATAAGTAACGTAGACCATCTCACTGGCCTGAGCGGCCCAACCGGATACTCTTGGGAATAAAACAGCAAAAAATATCCCTATATTTATTGCAAGGAGTGTATGCAGCACACGCTCAAATGCAGGAAGCTTTCTGGTTTTATCTTCTATAATAAAATCAATAAGTGTAACAATCAGTTCTACGAACAATAAGCCAGCCAGCATATATGCAAAATAACCGTGCCATTCAAACCAGGCCAAACCAACAAAAATTACACCATAAATCAACTCTCTAACAGAATGCATGGCCAGTTCATGAAGAGCACTGGGTTTTGACGGTAATTTTTCGGTAATTTCATGATGCCATAAGTTATCAAATCCGCCTAACAAGACCTGTACCAAAAGAACTATAAAAACATTATTCATTGCTTTTCTCCTCTTTGGTGAATACTCCATTTTGATAAAATGTTTGACCAAACCAGGGATGATTGAAAGAAAGATAAAACCGGAAAAAACCAGCATCAACATCAGATTGAACAACATGAATTGCGCCGGGTGTTATTATAAGGGGTATTGAAATACGAAATCCCAGCATTTCAAAAAAATATTTATTACTTTTGAAATGCAATGCCCCGCCCTTTTCAAATACATTAAGGCGCATACCTAGTCCCCCGCCAACACATTCAAGCAGACCATATTCCTTATCAACCAGTTTAATTGATTGAACCGTAACTTTATTATGTCTGTTAAAATTATATATGCGTTGCCAACACATTCCGCCGCTTGGAACAGGAAAAACATCAACTGTCACCGGTACGTCATTGCCACAATGATGAGTAAGGGGCGAGCCAAAAATCTTACATAACCAGGCAAAAACAACACCAATTTTAGATCTTTTCACTTCCATAGTGCCTATAAAACGAACCAATGCAGGATTTTCTGCCATCGCATCAAACCTTGATTTGATGCCTTCGCTCAGACTATACCAACCTCCACCCGCCACCAAAGGGCGGAAATCGCCGTGGTGACCACACACCTTACCATTATCATTAACAGCCCTGTAATTAGGCTTAAACCAATTTAATGGGTGATATCTGCTACGTTGATGCAATGCTATATTGATATTCATTCTACTTTCCCCAATTCACTGTTTGTCACTTATTTATAAATTTTACAACTTTCGATCCTAATTTGATTAATCGCTTAAGAGTGGACCGGGGCACATTCTGCATCTGCTCATACCAGTCAGAAGTTTCTTCCAGAAATTTTGCCATATTATTAATCTTTCGCCTTACGTGATCCGGTGTTTCCTTATCCTTTTCAAGGCGCTCTTTACAGTCAGATAACATTTCAAGTGCCGGGTCTATTTCACGTTGCTTTCGTCCTTCTGCAATGGCCATCACCATATCCCACGGATCATCATGAGCAGTAAAATGGTCTCGTCTGTCACCCATAACATGAACAAGATGTACAAGTTTCCAGCTCTGCAATTCTTTAATACTGTTACTCACATTCGATCTGGCAATTTTAAGGATATCCTGGATTTCATCGGCCGGTAACGGCTTTTCAGCCAAATAAAGCAATGCATGAATTTGTGCTACCGACCGATTGACCCCCCAACGAATTCCCATCTCTCCCCAAAAGAGTATAAATTTTTCCATAACGGGTGTTAATTTCATGGCACTTTCCAATATTCAGTATTTTCTGTTAATACAGAAATAACAGAATTTAAAGAAAAGTCAAGATATATATTAATCATAAAGGTTCAGGAATTTTTGTTGGCCTTTTCAACTTGTAGTAAACCAAAAGAGAGATTATGCTAACATGATTGAAAATAAAGATATTGGCTGCAATATGAAAAGAATAGCGACCCTGATTATTTTAAATATGATTGCCACAGTAAGTTCAGTTGCCCGTGATAACAGTGTTGACGGATTATGGCCGGATGCACCCGATCTGGCATCACCGGGTCACTATAAAATCGGTGTCCGTACTCTTCAATTAATCCATAAAAACCAGATTGACGTTGTCAATATCGAAAAAGGAAAACTCCTTCCCCATTATGACCGGCCGCTCACCGTGGAAGTGTGGTACCCGGCAGATACAGATAAAACGGGCGGAACATACAATAATGTTTACCTTCGCGATGGAAAAACGCTTGTTGATCTTTATGGGGCCGCCGTCCGTGACGCGAAGCCGATTTCGGGCACGAAATACCCTCTTGTCATTATTTCCCATGGCTATCCGGGCAATCGGTTTCTTATGAGCCATTTTGGGGAGCATCTTGCCTCGAATGGTTATATTGTTGCTGCCATTGATCATACCGACAGCAATTATCAGGATGCCGGTGCCTTTCCAAGCACACTCCTGAACCGGCCTTACGATCAGAAATTTGTACTTGATGAAATTGCCCGTTTTAGTAATGAGAAAGGTCATTTCCTTGAAAATATAGTTGATACAGAAAATACCGGCCTTATTGGGTATTCGATGGGCGGGTATGGTGCGGTGATTACCGCCGGTGGCGGGGTTAGCCAAAAAATAAGTGAAACGGGCGAGGCTTCCCCTGAAGGCATTCTTTCAAAAATAACAGTGGGCTCTGATAATTTCAAAAAACTGATTGATCCGCGCTTTAAAGCCATTGTCGCAATTGCCCCCTGGGGGATGGAACGCGGATTTTGGGATGATGCAGGTCTTGCAAACATTAAAAAACCAATGTTTTTTATTTCGGGTAGTGTCGATGATGTATCCGGCTATGAAAAGGGAACAAAACTGATCTTTAAAAAAGCCGTGAACACGGACCGTTATCTGCTGACATTTGAAAATGGCAACCATAATACTGCTGCCCCTATTCCGGCCCCGGTTGAAGCCTTCACCGCGACCTATAATGACGGCAAAAGCGTTGCTTATTCCCATTATTCGGATCCGGTCTGGGATCAACTGCGGATGAATAATATAGCTGATCATTTTGTGACCGCCTATTTCGGCAAGCTTCTTAAAAATGATGCAAAAATGGACGACTATCTGTCCCTGAAAAGTGAAGCCAATGACGGTACTGGTGACAATCGCTGGAGGGGATTTAAGCCCAGAACCGCCAAAGGGCTAAAACTTGAGCATCTTTCCGCCGGTCAGTAGAATTTAATCGTATTATCATTCATAGCGCAAGGATTGAGCCGGGTTTGCCTGCGCCGCTTTATAGGAATAACCGATTACGGTGGCCCATGCGATCAGGAGCGCTGCCAACCCGGCACCAATAAACCATAAAACATCAAGATCAATGCGGTATTCAAAACCGGAAAGCCAGCGGTCCATCAAAAACCATGCAGCTGGTAAGGCAACAAGATTAGCAATAAGAACCGGCCTTGAAAACTGACCGAGCATAAGTCGGATAATATCAAATGTGCGTGCCCCCAGCACTTTACGAATACCAATTTCCCTGGTTCGCCGTTCGGCAGAAAAAGCCGTCAGGCCAAGAAGACCAATCGCAGAAATAATAATGGCAAGAACCGCAAAGGTTACAAACACCTTCATTTGTTTGTTTTCGGATGAATAAAACTGATCGACCTGTTCGGAAAGAACCTGATAACCAAGCGGGACACCCGGAGCGATTTCGGCCCATTTTCGTTCAAGTCTGGAAATAAGGCCCGAAAAATCATTGGTTGAAAAACGCAGACTTAAGGTCCGGTAAAATGCCGGCGCATTCAGATAAAGCATAGGACGGACCGGTTTATGAATAGACCTTAAGTGAAAATCCTCAATCACCCCAACCACAGTAAAAATGGCAGCCTGTCCCGGCCCCTGTAAATCCCATTTTATTTGCTGACCCAATGCATCATCAGGTTTGGAAAAACCCAGAATGCGGGACGCCGTTTCATTGAGCAAAACATTTGTTTCAATGGTTTCATTATCCTTTTCCGGGAATTTGCTAATCTTATCACTCAGCCTGTTTTCCTCAAGCTTGCGACCTGCATTTAATCGCAAACGATATAAATCAAAAAATTCCGCTTCATGGGATAAAATGCTCATGGCAAATGGTTCATCCGGTTTTCCAACAAAGCTCATCCCCGTTGTAAAATCATAGAGGTCAGTCGGCACAAACTGTGATGCGGCAACGGATGTAATTCCCTCAATTGTCGCAAGCTGCTGATCCAATAGCTCAACTTTTTCCAGCAGGTTATTACTGCGCAAATTATGAATGGTCAGAACACCTTCCTTATCATAGCCCGGGTCCATATTGGTGGCAAACATGGTCTGGCGCACCACAACTGTTGTCCCGGCAATCAGGGTTATGGCAATGGTAAATTGAAGGAACACCAGAAACTGGCGAAGAAATATTGTGCTTTTATCACCCTGATCAGACTTAAGCACTGTCGCCGGGTTAAAAGCGGAAAGATAAAAAGCCGGATAGAGCCCCGCTATGATGCCGATCAAAGCCGTAATCAGTAAAAACAATAATAAAATCAACGGTTCTTCAAAAAACGCAAAATTGATCTGGCGATCCAGTGCTGCATTAAATGTGGGTAAAATTATCTCGACAAAGGCAAGCGCAAAAATTGCCGCAATAAGCGTGATCATGACGGATTCACCCAAAAACTGGGAAATAAGCTGCATCCTTGTCGCCCCCATGACTTTGCGGATGCCCACTTCGCGGGCGCGTTTAATGGCCCTGGCTGTCGCCAGATTGATATAATTAACGGTTGCAATGACGACAATCAGAATGGCGACACTGATGAAACCTACCACGACGGTAATATCGCCGCTGGCTTTTCCAATAACACCGGCCGGTGATTTTAAATAGATATCCTGCACCGCAATGAACGTGGGAATACGGCTTGAACTGGCCTTTATACCCTGATCATTCTGAGGGACATTTTCATCAATAAGCGTTGAGATAAGCGGTCTTAACAGTTCCGGTGACCGACCCGGCTTCATCCTTACATATGTCGCATTGTTCATGGACATATATTCCGTATTAACACCGCTGAAAAATTCCTGATTATATGGTGCCACCATATCAATCGCCAGATGCGATTTGCGTGGAAGGTCCGGCATGACATAGGCGACGCGATAATCAACAGTCCCCGCGACAGTCATGGTTTTGCCTACCGCGTCCTCATTAGGAAAATATTTATTGGCGATTTTTTGGGTAATGACAATCGACTGCTGATCTTTTAAAACATCCTTTGGGGCGGTCAGGCCCATAAAATCCAGAAAATTTGGATCAGTGAATGTGATATTTTCATAAAAAAACCTGTCTCCTACCCCAACTGCCAATCTATTTGTCTGATAGCGTGTTGTGTCATCAATATCAGGAGATCTTTCCTTTATCAGGGGGCCATAAGCGCCCATAAACCATGGATATTTCTCCTCCGCACGATTTGGCGATTTTGCAGTGACTTCAATGCGGTAAGTACTTTCCGCGTCGGGAATAAATTTATCGTAGCCAAGTTCATCATTAACAAATAAGAAAATCAGCAGACAGGCAGCCATGGCCACCGCCAGACCAATAATATTAATGGCGCTATAGCCTTTATTATTAAAAATATCGCGAAACGTACTGGTCAGATAACTTTTGAACATCGGCGTTTCCTTCCCTATTTTCAAAATCGTAACCGTTTTTAATAATAAGAGCAAAAAATATGCCAAAAATTAAATGCTTTTGGTTCAATCAGTTATAGAAATCTTTTTATCAAAGTATCAAAAAATATGTCCGAAAGCGAACATAAATGTGCGATTTCGGACATTATTTTAAGATTATAATATCATCTGGATAAAGTATATTTTACATCGAGATCACGAAGCAAATAAAGCGCAATACACGCCGCCAGCATTGGCCATGCAGCATAAAAAAGTAAATTCATATTCAGATATTGTTTCCATGATGCAAAAGTGGTTAGCCCATGAAGAATGAGAATTATACCGTATGTATATTTTTTCCATAGGCCCGCAACAAATGCAAATATTAGCACGATTTCGACTGCCCCCATCACCATAACGATGGTTTCACCAGCCCCTTCAATAAAATAAAAGCTTTCAAGAATTCTGGCCCCATGTCCAGGATTGGTAAATTTATCAATTGTCCAAACCAACATGACAAGAAAAACAGTAAGACGCATCAGCAACAATGAAATTTCAATATTACGCCGCTGCGAAGATAGAATAGTGTCATCACTCATGATATTTCCCCTGAGTTATAAATTGAATGATCAGATTAGCGAAGCAACAAAAATTAACCACCCAAATTTAATCACATTACTGTGATTGATCATTGATCATTTTGTCGCTATGAATAAACATATTTTAATTTAAGGTTTATGCCCAATGTTTAATAATGAGTTGATGATCAAAGTCCGCGACCACTTTGAATTGGTGGACCATTGCCCTTATCAGGGGAAAAGAATTTTTTTTGAAAATGCCGGTGGCGCCCTGACCCTGAAGTCAGTGGTTGAGCGCTCAAAAGAACTGGCAGCAGTACCCGATAATCAGGGCCGCGACAATCCGGCATCAATCGAGCTTTCAAATATCATCAATAAAGCCAAAAATGACATCAGGACATTTTTTGGTGCATCAGATGGACCCGTTTTTGTTGGTGAAAGCGGAACTGAGCTATTGTTTCGGCTGATCAGTGCCGCGATACTCAGCATTCCTAAGGATAGCGAAGTATTGGGAAGCACGCTAGAGCATCCGGCATCGGTCAGTGCCTGTACGCGCTGGGCCGAAATTGCCGGGGTTGATTATGTCAAAGTCATCCACGACAACGAAACCGGAAGCGTCAGTGCTGATGATTATCGCCCGCTTGTTACAGAAAAAACAAGGGTTGCGACCATTTTACATACAAGTCCAGTGACCGGTATATCTGTTGATGTGAAATCCATTGCTGCCACTATCCGCGAGGTTTCACCTGACTGTATTATTATTGTTGATGGAATTCAGCATGCCGCTCACGGTGCGCTTGATATTGATGGTTATGATATTGATGGTTATGTCATTTCACCCTACAAGGTTTTCTCAAGACATGGTTATGGCATTGCCTGGGTATCACCTCGCCTTGCCACCCTGCCCCATAACCGTCTGATCGGCTCCCCTGAAGATCAGTGGGAACTCGGGACCCGTGATACGGCGTCCTACGCAACTTTTTCGGAAGTGGTGAATTATTTCAACTGGCTTGGTGGTTTTTTCAGCAATTCAGCAAACCTTCGTGAACGTCTTGTTGCTGCGGGCAAAGCAGTCAGCCATCACGAAAAAGATATAACCGATCAGATGATCCATGGCGCAGGCGGACAGCCCGGCCTGGCTGAACTTAAAAATGTCACCATCATCGGTGGAAATGATAATCCGCACCGCAAAGGTCTGGTTTCCTTCTGGGTTGATGGCATGGACAGTGTTGATGTTGTCACTGCCCTTCGCGAGGCCGGAATCCGGGTTCATGTGCGAAAGAATGATTATTTTTCGGGAAATATCCTGATCCCGCTGGGACAGAAAAACTGCGTACGGGTTTCCATGTGTCATTATAACACGACGGATGAAGTGATAAAATTTCTTGAAGCCATTAAGAAAATTGTGAACTAAAGACTAGCTTGTCCCCCAGCGCCCTTTTAGTAAAGTCCCGAGAATTGCTTTTTCGGGACCCTCGCATTTGCCGCACATGACCCATAATGTAATTAAGGTTATGCAAAAGACAGAAGTACCGACAAAGACATCCAGGATAAATTTGATCAATAGCAAGCCGTCAAGAACCGCAATATCAAACTGAAGATAATATAATAACCCCGCGATCATGGCAAAATTGGCAAGAAGGACGCGCCAGATATTTTTGGCCAGCAACCTGAAAGATAGTATTTTTAAATGACGGGCGATCAACTGGGCAATAGACACTCTGATTATACCGACGAGCAGAACACCCCAGACAAGCCCCATAAACCCAAACTGGGTTATCCCTATATATGAAATAGCAACAGTGTAAAACACGCTGATGAATGATGTTTTTGTTAAAATATCGGGCCGGTTATAGGCCAGCATCGCTGAAATATATGTCGGGAAAGTGGCCCGGCAAAGCCCATACATCGAAAGAACCTGAATTACCGGTATTGCATCAACCCAGCTTTCATCAAGTACAAGATAAACCACCTGTTCTGCAAGCAGACTGACGCCTGTTGCGGCTGGAATGACAATCGCAAGAACAATACTGATTGTGGAGATATACATGTCCGAAAAATCATCCATATTTTCCTTAAGCTTGGAAAAACTCGGCGTACAGGCACGCCCAACGGGCATCGCTATCTCCGTTGACGGAAGACCGGAAATTTCATAGGACATATTATAAATACCGACATTTGCTGTCGATGTGTACACACTGAGCATAAACCCGTCAGCTTTACTTGAAATGGCACTGATCAGTTCATTAAGCAGCATCCATTTTGAAAAATCAAACAGCGACTGAAACTCGGCCAGCGACAGTTTTGGCCGCATCGGTGACATTGCAAAACTTAAAATAATTTTTGAAACCGTACTTGCAACAATCCCGAACACCAGTGCCCAATAGGTTTCCCAGATATAAGCGGTCGTTACCGCCACCACAAAACCGGCAATTTTTCCGCCCAGATTATAATAAAAATCCTTGGAAAAAGTCATTTCCTTGCGGAAATTGACAACACCAATATTGTAAAACCCGCCAATAAATGAAACAGCGGCATAACAGTAGAAAATGGGCCGGATTTCTTCTTCATTCATATAAATGGAAGCCGGATAGGCCAGGATAAGAAGCATAAAGGCAATAAACAGCCCGCGCAGGATATGAATAGTCCAGACAGTATTATAATGATCCTGACTGGCTTTCTGGTTTGTAATCAGTGCCGCTTCCAGTCCAAGTTCCGTTACCAGTTCCAGAAAACCATAAACAACCATTGCTTTGCCGACCAGACCATAATCCTCCGGTCCCAGAATTTTTGCCATAATGACCAGGCTGACCATGCCAATTAAACGGATCGCCATCCGTGAACTTACCGTCCATAATGTGGCAAAAAAGGTTTTCTTTTTGATGCTGGGTTCTTCGGACATATAGAGTTGCTTTAGCTAATAATTTTTTTGAATAATGTTACGGATATTACTGGTAAATGATTAGTATTAAAATATCCTTTAAATAACAACTTAGTATCTGCCAAAAGTGAAATAACCACGCATCCAGTTTGTGTGTGATTTCGTCTCAAGATGCTTAAAAAGATATCTGATTCCCGCCATGATCCCTTGTTTGGCAGACCTGTAATAAATATCATAAACCAGATCACGCATCTGTTTACGGCATTCCTGATAATAAAATTCCCGCAGGAATTTATCATCTGCCAGCGCTTCACTATATTTATTCAGATCAGCTTTAATCGCTTCACATTTATCTTCTGCTGGAAAATAAGTATTATTCTGCTTATCAAGCTGCACCGGAATAACGTCATACGTCATCACCCGCTTACCACCATCGTCTTCTTTTACATGGACCGATAAATAGACACTTTCACTGGCATTATCATGATATTTATCACCATACCCGGATCCATAAACCGGAAAAACAAAATTCCCAAGTGAATAGGCAATAAGCGTATTCCCATAATATTCAATCCCCTGCAGCACATGGGGATGATGCTGAATGATGATATCTGGACCAAGTGTGGCGAGTTCCCTGGAAAGTTTCACCCGTGCAGGTGACGGATAATTCGTAAATTCAAGATCAGCATGAAGTACGACAATGACCAGATCCGCATTTTTTCTGGCTTTGGAGATTGATTTGCTCAGCAGTTTTTTTTCAATATGGGCAAGTCCAATAGAATTTTTCCCGGCGGCATATTGTGTGGCATCGCAGAAATTGACAACGGCAACCCGAAAACCATTCACTTCGGTGATTAATGGTTCAATCGCCTCTTCCCGGTTTTTTCCTACCCCAACTGCCATGCAGTCATGTTTTTCCAAAAACTCTTTCGTGTGAATAATCGCCTGGTCACCAAAATCACCGATATGATTATTGGCCAGACAATAAATATCAAAACCGGCTTTTTTAATTTCATCGGCATTTTCAGCCGGCAATCCCATTCCACCGACTTTTCCACTGCCCGGCGGCACGATACAGAATTCATGATTGGCCAGTGCCAAATCGACCTGGCTATTCAACTTACTGCAGACTTCAAATATATTTTCAATATAGGACCGCGGCTTCAAATGGGTTTTTGCCAGACAAAAATCCCCTACAAAACCAATTTTTATTTCTTTCTTCATTATGACATTCCGGGTCCGACTTGTTTTATTCCTCCGGCATATCCGCAATCGAAGGGCTTCTTATTTTTCATAACCTATTGTTTTAACTTTAAGTTTTCGTTAATTAGCCAATATTTTATTTTAATTATTACGATGACATAATATTCCGGTTAAATATATGACATTATAGTCATTTTAATATAGTGTTTTATAGCCCATATTTAAGGTCAGCCATATGTCCTTTAATTCAAATGAATGTTCAGATCTATGACCTCATTAAATAAACGTGATCACCAAACCCTTAAAATTTTTATTCACGGTTCTTTTGCCAATGCAAATAGCTGGCGAAAAATTATTGAGAATCTGAATGGTCAAAATGAACTGATGGCCATCAATTTGCCGGGGCATGGTGGATTGATCGACCCGACTGATTTTGATCAGCCTACATTAAGCCCTGAGTTTGATGTTATTTTAGATGAAATAGAGAAACATCAACAAAAGTTTGATGACATCCATCTAATTGGTCATTCTTATGGCGGAGTCGTGGCGCTCGAAGCGGCGCTTTCCCTAAACCTCCCCATTCAAAAGCTTACCCTGTTTGAACCGGTTTATGTTTCAATATTAAAAACATACAATCATCAGCCGGCACTAAAAACTGTGACCGAATTTGTAAAGGACTATGAGGAAGCCGCCCGTAAAGGAGAAGCAAATGCCTGCGCCAAAGTGATTGATTTCTGGGGTGGTTCCGGATCATTCGATCTTATTCCCGACCACATAAAAACACAAATGTCATTCATGACTAAAAATAATCTGCGGCACTGGAAAATCTGCAATTCAATCAGCCGCAAGCCGGATGACTATCAATCACTTGAACTTCCGGTCTCTATCATTCATGGTGGCAAATCAAATCAGGTGGCAAAAACCATCGCAGAAACACTCAATAATCATTTGCCGCACAGCCGGCTTGAAATCATTGAACCGGCAAGCCATTTTATGATTACCAGTCATCCCGAAGCATCAGCGAACATTATTCGTAAATAAATATTGACAATGTTCTTCATTTGTTCTATTTTTGAAATATGAAAATAAAACATTTTATGATAGCGTTATTGGTTCTGGTTTTTCCTGCTGTTGCATCAGCACAGGAAAAGGTGGGCAACTGTTCAAGGTTTGATTCGGATTGT
Encoded here:
- a CDS encoding aminotransferase class V-fold PLP-dependent enzyme, which translates into the protein MFNNELMIKVRDHFELVDHCPYQGKRIFFENAGGALTLKSVVERSKELAAVPDNQGRDNPASIELSNIINKAKNDIRTFFGASDGPVFVGESGTELLFRLISAAILSIPKDSEVLGSTLEHPASVSACTRWAEIAGVDYVKVIHDNETGSVSADDYRPLVTEKTRVATILHTSPVTGISVDVKSIAATIREVSPDCIIIVDGIQHAAHGALDIDGYDIDGYVISPYKVFSRHGYGIAWVSPRLATLPHNRLIGSPEDQWELGTRDTASYATFSEVVNYFNWLGGFFSNSANLRERLVAAGKAVSHHEKDITDQMIHGAGGQPGLAELKNVTIIGGNDNPHRKGLVSFWVDGMDSVDVVTALREAGIRVHVRKNDYFSGNILIPLGQKNCVRVSMCHYNTTDEVIKFLEAIKKIVN
- a CDS encoding FtsX-like permease family protein; translated protein: MFKSYLTSTFRDIFNNKGYSAINIIGLAVAMAACLLIFLFVNDELGYDKFIPDAESTYRIEVTAKSPNRAEEKYPWFMGAYGPLIKERSPDIDDTTRYQTNRLAVGVGDRFFYENITFTDPNFLDFMGLTAPKDVLKDQQSIVITQKIANKYFPNEDAVGKTMTVAGTVDYRVAYVMPDLPRKSHLAIDMVAPYNQEFFSGVNTEYMSMNNATYVRMKPGRSPELLRPLISTLIDENVPQNDQGIKASSSRIPTFIAVQDIYLKSPAGVIGKASGDITVVVGFISVAILIVVIATVNYINLATARAIKRAREVGIRKVMGATRMQLISQFLGESVMITLIAAIFALAFVEIILPTFNAALDRQINFAFFEEPLILLLFLLITALIGIIAGLYPAFYLSAFNPATVLKSDQGDKSTIFLRQFLVFLQFTIAITLIAGTTVVVRQTMFATNMDPGYDKEGVLTIHNLRSNNLLEKVELLDQQLATIEGITSVAASQFVPTDLYDFTTGMSFVGKPDEPFAMSILSHEAEFFDLYRLRLNAGRKLEENRLSDKISKFPEKDNETIETNVLLNETASRILGFSKPDDALGQQIKWDLQGPGQAAIFTVVGVIEDFHLRSIHKPVRPMLYLNAPAFYRTLSLRFSTNDFSGLISRLERKWAEIAPGVPLGYQVLSEQVDQFYSSENKQMKVFVTFAVLAIIISAIGLLGLTAFSAERRTREIGIRKVLGARTFDIIRLMLGQFSRPVLIANLVALPAAWFLMDRWLSGFEYRIDLDVLWFIGAGLAALLIAWATVIGYSYKAAQANPAQSLRYE
- a CDS encoding TIGR01777 family oxidoreductase, which codes for MNNVFIVLLVQVLLGGFDNLWHHEITEKLPSKPSALHELAMHSVRELIYGVIFVGLAWFEWHGYFAYMLAGLLFVELIVTLIDFIIEDKTRKLPAFERVLHTLLAINIGIFFAVLFPRVSGWAAQASEMVYVTYGLWSWCYSLFGLGVFIWGIRDAIAVMKLRILKIPLWQRKPVSHSVKENPKTYLITGGTGFIGTALVRALIMRGDKIIVLTRDLAKAKYQFGPQVRVIEALDEISDYEKIDTIINLAGEALAGGLWTKTRKKSFFDSRINITRSIFRLGERLIQKPQLLINASAIGYYGNRGDKELQENSAPETDFMSDLCQKWEVEARKLEQLGINVVRLRIGLVLGRTGGIFVPFALSAQLFGAMILGSGEQWMSWISLNDLIRMILFIDDQKVQSTVINATAPKAVRQSEFIKKLASSLHRPVLFRAPGFILRFILRDMADLFLNGQKVLPNKAEKLGFNFAHENIDEAFKSILES
- a CDS encoding MarR family transcriptional regulator, encoding MKLTPVMEKFILFWGEMGIRWGVNRSVAQIHALLYLAEKPLPADEIQDILKIARSNVSNSIKELQSWKLVHLVHVMGDRRDHFTAHDDPWDMVMAIAEGRKQREIDPALEMLSDCKERLEKDKETPDHVRRKINNMAKFLEETSDWYEQMQNVPRSTLKRLIKLGSKVVKFINK
- a CDS encoding DUF4166 domain-containing protein; protein product: MNINIALHQRSRYHPLNWFKPNYRAVNDNGKVCGHHGDFRPLVAGGGWYSLSEGIKSRFDAMAENPALVRFIGTMEVKRSKIGVVFAWLCKIFGSPLTHHCGNDVPVTVDVFPVPSGGMCWQRIYNFNRHNKVTVQSIKLVDKEYGLLECVGGGLGMRLNVFEKGGALHFKSNKYFFEMLGFRISIPLIITPGAIHVVQSDVDAGFFRFYLSFNHPWFGQTFYQNGVFTKEEKSNE
- a CDS encoding DUF4166 domain-containing protein produces the protein MANPLFERNLLNYEKLPSLIKDMHDVQSIVTAIGISDVVLGKSKAAVFLARIFGFPDEGVNLSITVTFEKKGNDELLFRDYGSRKFQTIFKDHPQPGYVYELFGPLWFEVQCECSEDGIKMIIKKCRLWNVIPLPFFLLPKTNAMEKVNDDKYHFDVDISMPLIGRIIWYKGHLEKIISSQAA